A genomic window from Streptomyces broussonetiae includes:
- a CDS encoding inositol monophosphatase family protein — MTETIDEFLTRSSADVEDALRTAAAAEILPRFRCLAEDDVDQKSGPHDLVTDADRLAEKRLTEALGAMLPGSVVVGEEAVHANPATYGALQGDAPVWIVDPVDGTRQFVHGDDGFCTLVALAHRGVVIASWTYAAARGQLATAVRGRGAFLDGEPLFAGPPAPGRDLVVATSHPDYTTDEQKHSLRVLWTDGIAPRPCGSAGLEYLAVARGELDAVAFSWEAAWDHAAGLLLVEEAGGTHLTRAGEPFRVTGGNALPFTAARDAATAARVAALLRTAP, encoded by the coding sequence ATGACGGAAACCATCGACGAGTTTCTCACCCGCAGCTCGGCCGACGTGGAAGACGCGCTGCGCACGGCTGCCGCGGCCGAGATCCTGCCCCGCTTCCGCTGCCTCGCCGAGGACGACGTGGACCAGAAGAGCGGGCCGCACGACCTGGTGACGGACGCCGACCGGCTCGCCGAGAAGCGGCTCACCGAGGCGCTCGGCGCCATGTTGCCCGGCTCGGTCGTGGTCGGCGAGGAAGCGGTGCACGCCAACCCGGCCACCTACGGCGCGCTCCAGGGCGACGCACCGGTCTGGATCGTCGACCCGGTCGACGGCACCCGCCAGTTCGTCCACGGCGACGACGGGTTCTGCACCCTGGTCGCGCTCGCCCACCGCGGCGTCGTCATCGCCTCGTGGACCTATGCGGCGGCACGCGGGCAGCTGGCCACCGCGGTCCGCGGCCGGGGCGCCTTCCTCGACGGCGAGCCGCTGTTCGCGGGCCCGCCCGCACCGGGCCGGGACCTCGTCGTCGCCACCTCCCACCCGGACTACACCACCGACGAGCAGAAGCACTCGCTGCGCGTCCTGTGGACCGACGGGATCGCACCGCGCCCGTGCGGCTCGGCGGGCCTGGAGTATCTCGCCGTGGCCAGGGGCGAGTTGGATGCCGTGGCGTTCTCCTGGGAGGCCGCCTGGGATCACGCGGCCGGGCTGCTCCTGGTCGAGGAGGCGGGCGGCACCCACCTCACCCGGGCCGGCGAGCCCTTCCGCGTCACCGGTGGCAACGCCCTGCCGTTCACCGCGGCCCGCGACGCCGCGACCGCGGCCCGGGTGGCCGCGCTGCTGCGCACGGCGCCCTGA
- a CDS encoding gamma-glutamyltransferase family protein — MQFTTRPTLQGTFGMVSSTHWLASQSAMAVLEDGGNAFDAAVAGAFVLHVVEPHLNGPAGEVPILLAPAGGDVRVLCGQGVAPAGATVAHYRGLGLDLVPGTGPLAAAVPGAFDAWLLLLRDHGTKSLDDVLKYAVGYAEHGHAPVEKLGATVETVRELFETEWTSSAEVYLPDGRAPRTGRLFRNPALAATWRRLLAETAGAGDREARIDAARAVWRSGFIAEALLRQSRRPTLDTSGARHTGTLAESDLEGWSAGYEPPASYDWNGWTVCKAGPWSQGPVLLQQLALLPAELPAYGSADYVHLLVENCKLAMADREAWYGDAAEVPVAELLSDGYNADRRGLVGVKAGHELRPGSPGKRAPRLPAQAYARVETGRRGFDPMGAGEPTVAEFPGEPHIAADGTTRGDTCHLDVVDRWGNMIAATPSGGWLQSNPVVPELGFPLGTRLQMAWLEEGLPNSLTPGRRPRTTLTPSLALREGVPVLAFGTPGGDQQDQWQLHFFLAAVLRAPVRGGLDLQGAIDAPNWHNDSFPSSFYPRGRRPGSVTVESRMDPEVIEELRGRGHDVTVGPAWSEGRLCAVARDPRTGVLSAAANPRGMQGYAVGR; from the coding sequence GACCCACCCTTCAGGGCACCTTCGGCATGGTGTCCTCCACGCACTGGCTGGCCTCCCAGTCGGCGATGGCGGTCCTGGAGGACGGCGGCAACGCCTTCGACGCCGCCGTGGCCGGGGCGTTCGTGCTGCATGTGGTGGAGCCGCACCTGAACGGACCGGCCGGAGAGGTGCCGATCCTGCTCGCCCCGGCGGGCGGCGACGTGCGCGTGCTGTGCGGACAGGGTGTGGCCCCGGCCGGCGCCACCGTGGCGCACTACCGGGGGCTGGGCCTGGATCTCGTGCCCGGCACAGGGCCGCTCGCCGCCGCCGTGCCCGGCGCCTTCGACGCCTGGCTGCTGCTCCTGCGCGACCACGGCACGAAGAGTCTCGACGACGTCCTGAAGTACGCCGTCGGATACGCCGAACACGGGCACGCGCCCGTGGAGAAGCTCGGCGCGACCGTGGAGACCGTACGGGAGCTGTTCGAGACGGAGTGGACGTCGTCGGCCGAGGTGTATCTGCCGGACGGCAGGGCCCCACGGACCGGTCGGCTCTTCCGCAACCCCGCCCTCGCCGCCACCTGGAGGCGGCTGCTGGCCGAGACCGCCGGCGCGGGCGACCGGGAGGCGCGGATCGACGCCGCGCGCGCGGTGTGGCGCTCCGGCTTCATCGCCGAGGCCCTGCTGCGCCAGTCCCGGCGGCCCACCCTGGACACCAGCGGTGCACGGCACACCGGCACGCTCGCCGAGTCCGACCTCGAGGGCTGGTCGGCGGGTTACGAGCCCCCGGCGTCGTACGACTGGAACGGCTGGACGGTGTGCAAGGCCGGCCCCTGGAGTCAGGGCCCCGTCCTCCTGCAGCAACTCGCCCTGCTTCCCGCTGAGTTGCCTGCCTACGGCTCCGCCGACTACGTCCACCTGCTCGTCGAGAACTGCAAGCTCGCCATGGCCGACCGCGAGGCCTGGTACGGGGACGCCGCCGAGGTGCCGGTGGCCGAGCTGCTCTCGGACGGCTACAACGCGGACCGGCGCGGCCTGGTCGGCGTCAAGGCCGGCCACGAGCTGCGGCCGGGCAGCCCAGGCAAACGCGCTCCCCGGCTGCCCGCGCAGGCGTACGCGCGCGTGGAGACCGGCAGGCGGGGCTTCGACCCGATGGGCGCGGGCGAGCCGACCGTCGCCGAGTTCCCCGGCGAGCCGCACATCGCCGCCGACGGCACCACCCGCGGCGACACCTGCCACCTGGACGTCGTCGACCGCTGGGGCAACATGATCGCGGCCACGCCCAGCGGCGGCTGGCTGCAGTCCAACCCGGTCGTACCCGAGCTGGGCTTCCCGCTCGGCACACGCCTGCAGATGGCCTGGCTGGAGGAGGGGCTGCCCAACTCCCTCACCCCGGGCCGTCGTCCCCGCACCACCCTCACCCCGTCCCTCGCGCTGCGCGAGGGGGTGCCGGTCCTGGCCTTCGGTACGCCCGGCGGGGACCAGCAGGACCAGTGGCAGCTGCACTTCTTCCTGGCCGCCGTGCTGCGTGCCCCCGTCCGCGGCGGCCTCGACCTCCAGGGCGCCATCGACGCACCGAACTGGCACAACGACAGTTTCCCCAGCTCCTTCTATCCTCGCGGCCGGCGCCCCGGCAGCGTGACCGTGGAGTCGCGCATGGACCCCGAGGTCATCGAGGAACTGCGGGGGCGCGGCCACGACGTCACCGTCGGCCCCGCCTGGTCCGAGGGCCGGCTGTGCGCGGTCGCCCGGGATCCGCGGACCGGTGTGCTGTCGGCGGCGGCGAACCCGCGCGGGATGCAGGGCTACGCGGTCGGCCGCTGA